A region from the Simiduia sp. 21SJ11W-1 genome encodes:
- a CDS encoding diguanylate cyclase domain-containing protein — protein MRYFIDLPTLFLVIEQSDKKDVVRVNNAFTQRLTMQANRVSDNALWDDAYNYMLAPNEKFLASNFDDRTLLDNEVDGVIFLNTQAEIVWQYGFEFGAAADTKRRVARPPMSDEQLRTQVHIAAHLPDDGARKRLAGYLRTPKSPVEVIASPIFPTGYGDGTTASVGTLVMWSWVDRDYVNAIATQTGFNIGGQFLPEGVASLAPVWRYLLTEDVRPRDKDDRIYWLLRDVKDEPLMMLWLTLEPLAFETALFSDALVAGLLAAIFLLLGLAWVVRRWLILPLNELERQMEFITTGARYDHRLSVQSYQELNRLAEQFNVLLGEVCERENQARRKHQELHLASISDALTGLANRRYLDQFMDEAWLRSLSQASTYALVLIDIDHFKKYNDFYGHAAGDRILQEVARTIHDHQPARDALTARYGGEEFCMVVPGISPSALQALCERICVSIVHRALEHQVSEAGVVTVSVGGICVDASEPEVRQLAQDTALRTIFKAADQALYEAKRGGRNRACMGRLPASAG, from the coding sequence GTGCGTTATTTCATAGATTTGCCAACCTTGTTTTTAGTGATTGAGCAGTCTGATAAAAAAGATGTTGTTCGTGTGAATAATGCGTTTACACAGCGCCTGACAATGCAGGCCAACCGGGTGTCAGACAACGCCCTGTGGGACGACGCCTACAACTATATGCTGGCCCCCAACGAAAAATTTCTTGCCAGTAATTTTGATGACAGAACACTGCTGGATAACGAAGTAGACGGCGTTATTTTTTTGAATACCCAGGCTGAGATCGTTTGGCAGTACGGTTTTGAGTTTGGCGCAGCCGCCGATACCAAGCGCCGCGTAGCGCGCCCGCCCATGAGCGATGAACAGCTGCGCACCCAGGTGCATATTGCAGCTCACCTGCCAGATGACGGTGCGCGAAAGCGGCTGGCGGGCTACCTTCGGACGCCCAAAAGCCCGGTAGAGGTGATTGCCTCACCGATTTTTCCCACGGGTTATGGCGATGGCACTACCGCCAGCGTGGGTACCTTGGTGATGTGGTCTTGGGTGGATCGCGATTACGTTAATGCCATTGCCACGCAAACGGGCTTCAATATAGGTGGCCAATTTTTGCCAGAGGGCGTGGCGTCGCTGGCGCCAGTGTGGCGCTATTTGCTCACTGAAGACGTGCGCCCCAGAGACAAAGACGACCGTATTTATTGGTTGCTGCGGGATGTAAAAGACGAACCCTTGATGATGCTTTGGCTCACGCTTGAGCCGTTGGCCTTTGAAACAGCGCTGTTTTCCGATGCCTTGGTGGCGGGCCTGTTGGCGGCAATATTTTTATTGTTGGGTTTGGCCTGGGTGGTGCGGCGCTGGTTGATTTTACCGCTCAATGAGCTGGAGCGGCAGATGGAGTTCATCACCACCGGTGCGCGCTACGATCACCGCTTGTCTGTGCAGAGTTACCAAGAGCTCAACCGTTTGGCCGAGCAGTTCAATGTGCTGCTGGGTGAGGTGTGCGAGCGGGAAAACCAGGCCAGGCGCAAGCATCAGGAACTGCACCTGGCGTCTATCTCGGATGCCTTAACGGGCCTTGCCAACCGCCGGTATCTCGATCAGTTCATGGATGAGGCTTGGCTCCGGAGCTTGTCGCAGGCATCTACCTACGCCTTGGTGCTAATAGACATAGACCACTTTAAAAAATATAACGATTTTTATGGCCACGCGGCGGGCGATCGTATTTTGCAAGAGGTTGCGCGCACCATTCACGATCACCAGCCGGCCCGCGATGCGCTTACCGCGCGCTATGGGGGTGAGGAATTTTGTATGGTGGTGCCAGGAATCTCGCCCAGTGCACTGCAGGCGTTATGCGAACGCATTTGTGTGAGTATTGTACACAGGGCCCTGGAGCATCAGGTGTCTGAGGCGGGTGTGGTGACTGTGAGTGTTGGCGGCATCTGCGTGGATGCCAGCGAACCGGAGGTGAGGCAGTTAGCCCAGGATACTGCCCTGCGCACCATCTTCAAAGCCGCTGATCAGGCGCTCTATGAAGCCAAGCGAGGCGGCCGCAACCGCGCTTGCATGGGGCGCTTGCCCGCCAGTGCTGGTTAA